The genomic stretch GTACTGTTAACATTAACAGTGAAACAGTTGATGGTGGTTTTTTGCCACTAATATGAGTCCAACTAAGTAGGAACAAACCAAAAGCTGCAACACAAGAAAGGATAATATTTAAAAGTGTAGTTGAAGTATAATTCTTGTAAATTAAGATTGATGGCAAGTAACAACAAACATCAACTATAAGTGCTACTGCTGAAAATAAACACATTGAACCTGCAAATGTGTTCTTCTTATAATTATAAACAGAAGCAGTCTTTTTATCAGTAACAGACATAATAAACAAAATAATAAACTGAACAAAAACAAGTCCTATTGTAACATATGATGCAATTATATTGTCATTGCCAAAAATACTGTTACCGGTTTGTTCTGTATAAATTTGATACACTTTAGTTATTGACATTAATAATATTGTAGGTATTAATGTAAACCACATCTTCTTATACTTCATAAAAATATCCTTTATAAGTTATTACATATCACGATAATGCTTTACTCTTCTTTTCTTTGACTTTTTCTGTCTGTTGTGTTTAACAACAACAAATAGATAAATTGCAAATAGGATTACAACAATAATTGCTGCAATAATAAAGTAGATTGAAGTAAATACATTTTTCAAAATATCAAGTACATAAAGAAGAGTACTTCTCTCTACTGTTTCATCAGCTACAAGGTTAAAGGTAGAAACCTTTTCGCCTTTATAATAAACTGATGCTTTACCTACATAGTCACCTTCTTTAATAGGTGCATCTATTGAGTCAGGCACATCTGTTTTGATAGTAATTTCTTTATCCTTAACACTGCTTGGTAGAAGAATATTAAAGTCATCTTCTGCACTTAACTGAATAGAATTTTTATCCCAAGACAAATCTACCTTTTCTTCACATACAGGAGTTTCTCTTGAAACAATTTCTTTAAGTTCAATATTTTGGAATGCCCAACGGAACAAAGCTGCTGCATCTTCCATATTGTAATATTCATCAATGCCTTGTTCTTCGTTATATGGTGCTTTCATAAGAACTGCCATATAACTATAACCATCAGCTACTGCCTGAGTAACTAAGCAACGACCTGCCTGATCTGTTGTACCTGTCTTGATACCCTTGGCATACTGATAATAATATTCAGTAGTTGAGTCAATTAGGTGGTTAGTTGATGAATAATATGTATCACCGATTGTATAGGAAATTGTATTTGTAATATCTGAGAATTCAGGTAGCATAAGTGCATAACTTGCAATTTTGTACATATCTTCGGCAGTTGTATAGTGGTTAGCATCATGTAGACCATGAGGGTTTACAAAATGAGTGTTCTTACACTTAAGTTCCTTAGCCTTATCATTCATCATCTGAACAAAGTGAGTAACACCACCTTCACCACCAACATAGTCAGCAAGTACAAGGGCTGCATCATTACCGGAAGAAATCATCAAACACTTTAATAACTGTTCAATAGTAAAAGATTTACCGATATTATCGGAAACAGCAGACTGTGAACTGCCTGTACCTTCAAGTGGCTTTAGGACACTTGCCTTAATCTTAACCTTCTGAGTAAAGTCACTTACATTTTCAGCAACTACTACATAAGTCATAATCTTTGTTAGAGATGCAGGGTATCTCTTTACATCAGCATTTTTACTATATACTGTAACACCTGTATCTAGGTTTACAAGCAAAACTGTTTCTGACTTTGTCTTTACATTACAACCAAAATCAAAGTTAGAAATAGTTGCCGAGTCCTTATTAATATTTGAAGAAGTTGTTGCACTTACCGGTAAAGCAAGTGATGAACACAAAACGAATGTAACTAAAATTACTGAAATTATTGAAAAAATTCTTTTTTTCATAGAAAAAATACCTCTTATATGTTAATATATCATATATACTATACTACAAAACTGATTTACTTTCAATCAAAATTTTAAATTTTAGGTGATACTTTTTGATTTACATAACAGGTGATAAGCATGGGGACATTTCTTTCTTTAAAAGAAAAGAAATGAAAAAGCTAAAAAAGAATGATTACTTAATAATAACAGGTGACTTTGGTTTCTTTTGGAACAATAGTAGGCAAGAAATCGAAAATCTGAAATATTTAATGAGACAACCATATAAAATACTATTTGTTGATGGTACTCACGAAAATTTTAATATGATAGAAAAGTACCCTATTGTAAAATTCGGTGGTGCTAAAGCTAGAAAAATTGCACACAACATTTATCATTTAATGAGAGGTCAGGTGTATATTATAGAAAAGAAAGGTATCTTTACCTTTGGTGGTGGAGTTAGCAGAGATTTACAGAAAATGCTTGACATTAATATGTGGTTTGAAAGAGAAATGCCTAGCAAGGAAGAATTTATTGAAGGTGCAAGACAACTTAATAAATTCGGTGGTAAACTGGATTACATTATTACTCACGAACCACCTACTCAAATTAAAGGTATTATTAATCCTGACTTAAAACCTAATGCAGTTAATATTTACCTTGAACAAATTGCTGAACAAGTTACCTTTGACAAATGGTTCTTTGGATATGCACATATTGATGAAGAAGTCAGACCAAATTATTTTAGTGTGTTTAATGAACTTTTGCCGGTTAATAAAAAGGAAAAACCCAGAATTTTTTAACTTATTCTTATATATAAAGAAAACTGCTTGAACAAATCAAGCAGTTTTTTCTTTTATGGAAATATATTAATTTAAACTTTCTCCACCTACTCTGCCAAAGAGTTGGTTAATTTCAGCCTTGATGCCTTTGTATTCATCTTCACTTAGGTCACTTGACTTTTTCAGAATTTCTTCAGCACACATTTGTGCCTCATTTAAATCTTCCATATTGCCTAAATCGGCAATTTTCATTTCAGGTAAACCATGTTGTTTCTCACCAAAAAAGTCACCCGGTCCTCTAAGTTTCAAGTCCTCATCAGCAATTTCAAAACCATTTGAAGTGCGTTTCATAGTTTCAAGTCTTTTGATAGTATCATGAGTAGTGTTGTCGGAAACTAGGATACAATAACTTTTTTCACTACCTCTACCTACTCTACCTCTTAACTGATGAAGTTGAGAAAGACCAAACCTTTCAGCATTTTCTATCATAATAATATTTGCATTTGGCACATCAACACCAACTTCAATTACTGTTGTGGAAACTAGGACTTGAATTTTGTTATCCTTAAAGTCATTCATTACCTTTTCTTTATCTGCAGGTTTCATTTTACCATGAATAAGACCTACATTTATATTTTGAAAGTCAGTATGATTTCTCAAAGTTTCTGC from Ruminococcus bovis encodes the following:
- a CDS encoding D-alanyl-D-alanine carboxypeptidase family protein; the protein is MKKRIFSIISVILVTFVLCSSLALPVSATTSSNINKDSATISNFDFGCNVKTKSETVLLVNLDTGVTVYSKNADVKRYPASLTKIMTYVVVAENVSDFTQKVKIKASVLKPLEGTGSSQSAVSDNIGKSFTIEQLLKCLMISSGNDAALVLADYVGGEGGVTHFVQMMNDKAKELKCKNTHFVNPHGLHDANHYTTAEDMYKIASYALMLPEFSDITNTISYTIGDTYYSSTNHLIDSTTEYYYQYAKGIKTGTTDQAGRCLVTQAVADGYSYMAVLMKAPYNEEQGIDEYYNMEDAAALFRWAFQNIELKEIVSRETPVCEEKVDLSWDKNSIQLSAEDDFNILLPSSVKDKEITIKTDVPDSIDAPIKEGDYVGKASVYYKGEKVSTFNLVADETVERSTLLYVLDILKNVFTSIYFIIAAIIVVILFAIYLFVVVKHNRQKKSKKRRVKHYRDM
- a CDS encoding metallophosphoesterase is translated as MIYITGDKHGDISFFKRKEMKKLKKNDYLIITGDFGFFWNNSRQEIENLKYLMRQPYKILFVDGTHENFNMIEKYPIVKFGGAKARKIAHNIYHLMRGQVYIIEKKGIFTFGGGVSRDLQKMLDINMWFEREMPSKEEFIEGARQLNKFGGKLDYIITHEPPTQIKGIINPDLKPNAVNIYLEQIAEQVTFDKWFFGYAHIDEEVRPNYFSVFNELLPVNKKEKPRIF